A stretch of DNA from Barnesiella propionica:
CGGTGTTGTGGGATGTTCAGCGGCTAAAGTAGCCGCAGGTATGGGAGCCGAAGTCATAATGACAGATTTATCATTGTCTCGTTTACGTTATTTGGATGATGTGATGCCTGCTAATGTTCGTACCCTCTATTCTTCCGAATTCAATATACGCGCCGAGTTGCCCGATACAGATATGGTTGTAGGAGCAGTATTGATCCCGGGAGATAAAGCCCCGCATTTGATAACCCGTGATATGTTGTCGCTTATGCAGCCCGGTTCTGTATTGGTAGATGTGGCCATAGACCAGGGCGGTTGTTTCGAGACATCTCATCCCACTACACATTCCGATCCTGTTTATACGGTAGATAATATTATTCATTATTGTGTCGCCAATATCCCCGGGGCCGTACCTATGACTTCTACGTTAGCGTTGACCAACGCGACTTTACCTTATGCGTTGAAATTGGCCGATAAGGGGTGGAAAAACGCTTGTGCCGTAGACCATGCTCTATTCGAAGGCTTGAACATTGTACAGGGAAAAGTCGTATATAAGGCCATAGCCGAAGTATTCAATTTAAAATATGAACCTTTGAATCTATAATCTTACATGAAATAAATTAGAGAAAATGTCATATATCATTTCGGTGTATGGCATTTTTTATATATAATATTTACCCTTGAAATTAATAGTCGTATTCATTTATTTCTTATTTTATAAATAAAATGGTAACTTGCCGGAGTTTAAAAAAACTATTGTGATTCTAAAAAGTGAAAAATAACATTTCGGTAGCGAATAAGTGAAGAGATTCTAATGAAATATATAGATAAATTATATATAGTTGTGGTATGTTTGTTTTGCATGGCAGAACTTTATTCACAAGAAGAGATAACCGAAGTCCGTTACCTTGAACAAGACAGTATTCTGTGGGCCGATTTTGAGACTTGTCAGGAAAAATTAAATGAATATTGGGATTCAATGCCCGACAAAAGAGACAGTATTCAGGAGGTGTATAATGAAATATACCGGAAAACTTCCGAAAAAAATATTGAATTAGCTATGAAATATGCTTCGGTTCCCAGTGGGCTGCAACGTTTATATATGACCCGCCTTGATATACCTAAAGATACGTTGGAGAGCATATTAAATTCCCTCGATATCGAAATGCAGGAATCGTTCTATGGCAAAAATATCAGAGAACATTTACAGAACAGGCAAATTCAAGAAAGAGATTCGGTTTATATATTTCCCTGTGTTCAAGTAGACGGAAAACCATTTGATTGGAATATTACAAATGGAAAACAATTGCTTATACTCTACGGCGGATTAGGTTGTATGGGAAAAGCTGGTCGTGAACAATTAAAACAGTTGTATGAACAGACTTCCAGAGATCATCTTCTAATCCTTGTGTATTGGCCTTGCAGTTCTTTGGAAAATCTGCAAAAGCTGAAAACAGAATATCCTTGCGAATATATTTTCGTTTCCGACTTTAAACAAGACGCGAGTCCTATGAAAATCAAATATGGAGTACAGGCGACACCTACTTGTTTCTTAACAGATAGGCAACACATTGTAAAAGTAAAATGTACAGGTTTTCATCCGGAACTATTTAACAAATATATCAATCGAACTAAATGAAGGCAGAACAACAACCTCAATTGAACGACCACAACAAACGCGAATATCCCCCCATGCACACAGCAGAACATATATTGAATCAGACGATGGTACGCATGTTCGGATGTGGTAGAGCTGTAGAGGCGCACATAGAACGCAAAAAATCGAAATGCGATTATATTTTGGTACAAGAGCCTGCAGATATTCAAATAAAAGAAGTAGAAAAAAAAGTAAATGAAATTATTTCGATGCATTTACCGGTCAATATAGAACATATGGAACGAGAGAAGGCCGCATCTTTATTCGAC
This window harbors:
- the ald gene encoding alanine dehydrogenase, which produces MIIGIPKEIKNNENRVSLTPAGAQELVKRGHTVYVQTGAGVNSGFPDEVYVKVGAKILAAIEDVYAIAEMIIKVKEPIENEYPLVRKDQLVFTYFHFASDRKLTEAMLASGAVCLAYETVELPDKSLPLLVPMSEVAGRMSVQQGAHFLEKPHGGKGKLMGGVPGVKPAKVLVLGGGVVGCSAAKVAAGMGAEVIMTDLSLSRLRYLDDVMPANVRTLYSSEFNIRAELPDTDMVVGAVLIPGDKAPHLITRDMLSLMQPGSVLVDVAIDQGGCFETSHPTTHSDPVYTVDNIIHYCVANIPGAVPMTSTLALTNATLPYALKLADKGWKNACAVDHALFEGLNIVQGKVVYKAIAEVFNLKYEPLNL
- a CDS encoding alanyl-tRNA editing protein, producing MKAEQQPQLNDHNKREYPPMHTAEHILNQTMVRMFGCGRAVEAHIERKKSKCDYILVQEPADIQIKEVEKKVNEIISMHLPVNIEHMEREKAASLFDLNRLPENASEMLRIVNIGDYDKCPCIGAHVKNTGEIGHFTIVSYDYSKERLRLRFKIIEK